In Drosophila subpulchrella strain 33 F10 #4 breed RU33 chromosome X, RU_Dsub_v1.1 Primary Assembly, whole genome shotgun sequence, the DNA window AATTTCCACCCGTTTCATTACTTAACAATAATACCCTGTATGCTTTTCTTCACAGCTGGAATGCTGAGAGGAGTCCTCTGCCGGCCCGAGCCGCGCCTGCTCTCCATGCGTTGCCTTAGCTCAGCAGCTGGAGGCAGCTCAGGCACCACCACAGAGGGAGTCAGCACAGGCGCCACGCCCCTGCGCCCACGTCCAAATGCCCTGACCGATGAGATCATACGCGTCGATCATGCCGGCGAACTGGGCGCCGATCGCATCTACGCCGGGCAAATGGCCATTCTGGGCAACGGACCGCTTGGCAAGACCATCGGCCATATGTGGGAGCAGGAGAAGGAGCACCGCAAGCAATTCGAGCAGCTCATCCAGCAGCATCGCGTGCGTCCAACGATCATGACGCCGCTGTGGAACGTGGCCGGATTTGTGCTGGGCGCTGGAACCGCTCTGATGGGCGAAAAGGCGGCCATGGCCTGCACGGTGGCCGTGGAGACGGTCATTGTGGAGCACTACAACGACCAGCTGCGCCAGATCATGGAGGCACCCAATCCCGACAAGGTATTTATACTCTTTGTTGCCCCCGAAATGCATTCTAATTAATTGGGATTTTTGATTTTTCAGGAGCTGCTAGCGACAATCACCAAGTTTCGGGACGAGGAGCAGGAGCACCACGACACGGGCATCGATCACGGGGCTGAGCAGGCGCCCTTCTACCAGGCCATGACCGAGGTGATCAAGTTCGGCTGCAAGACGGCCATTGCCATTTCGAAGAAGATCTAGGCGGAGGAGTAGTTGGGCCGCCACCCCACCCCCTGTATATATCAAAACTATCTGTTCCCGCACCATGTTAAGCATTAAAGGCAGAGCTAAATGTCCAGTACTCACCACCTTCGCACTGGGTGCCTTGGTAGCCCTCCGGACAGGTGCAGATGGACGGCGCCGTGCAGTTGCCGCCGTTGAGGCACTGCGGGAAACAGAAGGCCGTCTCGCAGTATTGGCCCGTATAGCCCACGTTGCACTTGCAGATGTGATGCTCGTTGCAGTAGCCGTTCTTGCCGCACTTCAAACTGCATTCTGGATCGGGAGCTTAAGTTTATTTAGTTTAGTTCAATCGTTCGCAGGTAACGAGACATTAACATTAACACACATTTAACACTTGGTCACATCTGGACTCGCAGAGGACTAAGCAGAGCAAATAGGAACCACAGAAAGGGGGAAAGATGGAGTGGATACATAGGTCGACAGATAGAAAGATAGGAAAGCGGTTGGCGTGGAATAAGGGACCTCAGGGGCTATTTTATTATGCAGAACGTTATTAAAACACATTTAAAGAAGTCTCGAGTAGTGAGTGAATGGAACTTGCGGAAAACAGCATTGAAATGCATGTATGTATACACTGTAGAACGAATTGTTTCTTAAAAAGTGAAGCTAATTTTTTGTAAAaccatattttaaagaaaatattaactgTACTGTTCTGATTTGTATTTTCGAAAAATATTGACGAGTTCGATTTGACTTTGAATGCGTTTTTTAAGCAGCTTGGtcaatttttaacaattattAGCTTAGGTTTATATTTAAACCTTAATATacctttatata includes these proteins:
- the LOC119558030 gene encoding 5-demethoxyubiquinone hydroxylase, mitochondrial; translated protein: MTGMLRGVLCRPEPRLLSMRCLSSAAGGSSGTTTEGVSTGATPLRPRPNALTDEIIRVDHAGELGADRIYAGQMAILGNGPLGKTIGHMWEQEKEHRKQFEQLIQQHRVRPTIMTPLWNVAGFVLGAGTALMGEKAAMACTVAVETVIVEHYNDQLRQIMEAPNPDKELLATITKFRDEEQEHHDTGIDHGAEQAPFYQAMTEVIKFGCKTAIAISKKI